From Ndongobacter massiliensis:
CGCCGACGATGCTGCGTTGCAGTTCTTCAATGACGCTGCGCGTTGTAATTCCGTCAAATGTCATAACTTCTTTCTTTCATTACACCGGGAAGTCCCTGTTTTTTCGAACCCTTTTGAGTATACCATTGATTTCTTCTGCTTGGCGATCCATAATATTAAGAAAATGTAATCTTTTCTTGCGTTTTTTTATGCAGCCGCCTAAGATAGAAAAAAAGGGAGGGAATATGCTGGTTTCTATGACGGGTTATGGCCGTGCGACGCTTACTGGCCCCGAGTGGCAATTGGATTGCGAAATTCGCACGGTCAACAATCGGTACCTCGATTTGCGATTACGCCTGCCGTCGACACTTTACTATGCGGAATCTGCCGTGCGAAAGGCATTGCAGGAAACTTTCCAGCGGGGGCGTGTGGAGTGTTCGATACAGATGCAGTCGGAGACGGTTGCGCCCTGTCTGCGGGTGAACGAAGGACGTTTGCAGGCTCTCGTCGAACAGGTGCACCGTGTTTTCAACGAAGAAGGGATGCCCGCCGCATTTCCGGCAGGCGATTTTTTGCAACTGGAGGGCATATTGGAAACACAGACGCCCGCGTTTGATGAAAAGCAAATGCAGGAGGATGTCCTCACGGTTTGCACGCAGGCAGCAAAACAGACGCTGGCCATGCGACGCGCCGAGGGCGAGCGGTTGGAACAGGACTTGCGTGCGCGTCTGCAGGTCATGGAGCGTGCTTTGGAAACCGTGCGTTCGCGGGCACCATTTTTAGCCGGGGAAGAACAGGGGCGTATGCGGGAACGCCTGCGGCAACTCTTGGATGCCGTGCCGGTGGACGAGACGCTTTTGGCTAATGAAATTGCTCTTTATGCGCAAAAGATTGACATTGCCGAAGAAGTCGTTCGTTTGCAGAGTCATATCGACGCGTTTCGGGAAGCACTGGAACGCCACAAACCGGTGGGAAAAATGCTCGATTTTCTGGTGCAGGAAATGAACCGGGAGGTCAACACGATGAGTTCCAAGGTGAACGATCGCGATCTGACTGTTCGTTTCGTTGAACTAAAGGAAAAAATCGAGCAGTTGCGTGAACAGATTCAAAATATTGAATAGGGGTGAGGGATGAGAAGAAACGGTCACTTGATTATCATTTCCGGCCCGTCCGGTGTGGGTAAGGGCACCGTCTGTGCGGAGCTCATGCGCCGCAGGCCGGATTTGACGCTGAGTATTTCCGCTACGACGCGGCGGAAGCGTCCGACGGAAATCGACGGAGAAAGCTATTACTTTTATTCGATCGAAGCATTTAACCAGCTCATTGACGACGGGGAATTATTGGAATATGCGCAGGTACATGGCAATTACTACGGCACACCGCGGCGCTTTGTCGAAGAAAAAATCAATGCCGGATGCGACGTGATTTTAGAAATTGATGTACAGGGCGCGATGCAGGTCAAACGCAGCATGGAAGACGGCGTATTTATTTTCCTTCTGCCGCCGGAGATTCGAGATCTGGAAGAACGTATTCGACACCGCGCGACGGAAAATGAAGAGGAAATTCGTACTCGCCTGAAAAATGCCGGGAAAGATTTGTCCATGCTGCACGATTATGACTATGCTGTTATCAATGACCAGGTTGAAACGTGCGCGCAGACGATCTCAAAAATTATCGACGCGGAGAATCAGCGCATCGATGCAGATTTAATTAAGTATTACTGGAGGGAATTTAATGATCAATCCATCATTCAAGGAACTGTCTGAAGTCAGTCCCAGTCGCTATGAAATTTGTGTTTTGGTGATGAAGCGCGCACGCCGCATTATTGAAGGCTCGAAACCGCTTGTAGAATCCGAAGCAGCGAAGCCGGTTACGTTGGCGTTGGATGAAATTATGGCAAAAAAGGTGCACGAAGTTCCGACGGAGGAGTGATATGGAAGCACAGGCCCGAACGGTTCTGTCCGGAAAACGCCTGTTGATCGGCGTCAGCGGCGGAATCGCAATCTACAAAACACTCACGCTCCTCTCCCTGCTCAATAAACAGGGCGTGCATACGGAAGTGGTGATGACCCGAGGGGCGCAGGAATTTATTCGCCCGCTGGCCTTTCAAACGATGTCACAGCACCGCGTGTATACCGAGTTGTTTTCGGAGGAAGATCATTTTATTCCGCATATCGACTTGAGCCGCGACAAGGACGCGATTCTCGTCGCACCGGCCAGTGCGGATTTTCTTGCACGAACGGCGCAGGGAAGAGCAGAGGACCTATTAAGCGCGATCCTGCTTGCCGCGAAATGTCCGATCCTCCTTTCGCCGGCAATGAACGTGGTCATGTATGAAAATGCGGCGACGCAGCAAAACCTGAAAGTTTTACGCGATCGTGGCATACAGGTGCTGGAACCTGGCTATGGTTGGCTTGCCTGCAATGAAACCGGCGACGGACGGATGCCGGAAGCCGCAGAGCTGCTTGCATACTTAGAAGATTTTTTCACGCCGAAAGATTTGGCGGGAAAGCGCATTGTCGTGACCGGCGGTGGAACGCGGGAACGGTTGGATCCTGTTCGCTTTTTGACGAATGATTCGAGCGGCAAACAAGGCCTTGCCCTGGCGAAGCGCGCCCGGATGCGCGGCGCGGAGGTGCTCTTTATCCATGGGGCAATGAAAGTGGCAATTCCCGATGGGTTGCCTTCCATTTATGCCGAGTCGACGGAGCAAATGCTTGCCGAATTGCAAAAAGTCTTTCCGACTTGTGATGCGCTGATCATGGCGGCGGCGCCCTGTGATTATCGACCGGAGCACCCAGCGGCGCAGAAGATGAAAAAAGACGGCAGCGGCAAGATGATGTTACAACTCTGTGAAACGCCGGATATTTTGCGCACGCTTACGGCGCACAAAGAGCAGCAATGCGTCATCGGATTTGCCGCCGAGACGCAGCATTTACTCGAACATGCCCGGGAAAAACGCCTTGCGAAAAAACTGGATTACATCATTGCCAATGATGTGAGTCAACCGGGGGTCGGCTTTGACGGCGATACCAACCGGGTGACCATTCTTTCCGCCGAAGGTGCGCGGGCGCTTCCGATGCTTTCGAAGGAAGCGACTGCAGATGCCATCTTAGATCTGCTCGTATGAGCTATGTGGAAGCGGCGGTTTTCTCCGGCACCCGCGTGACGGATCAGCTCTACACGTATCGCGTTCCGGAGAACGCGGCGCGCGTGAAGGTTGGACAACGCGTTTTTTTGCCTTTTGGGCGCAGCAATCGAAAGGTGGAAGGACTGATCCTGCGCTTTGTCGAAGAGGCGGACTTATCGATCGCACCCACACGCATTAAAACGCTATTTCTGGGCAACGATAAGATCGGCGTCACCGAAGAAGGCATTGCGCTGGCGCGGCATATGATTGTGGAAGACCTTGCGGACTACGCTTCCGCCTTCGGTGCGGTTTTGCCTCCCGGCGGGCTGGGTACCTATCGTCCAAAGCTGTATGCGTATGTTTCGTTGACGGATGCGGGCGATTCACAGCCGCTTCGCGGTGCTCGGCAGGAAGCCGTTCGAACGCAGCTTCGCGCATCCGGCGAGATGCTTTGGCAGGATCTGCGGGATGCAACGGGTGCCACACAGACGGTGTTGCGCCGGTTGCAGGAATTGGGGTGCGTCCGGGTGCGCGAGGAACGTGTACGTCGGCGCCCCGCGCGTACGTTTCCGGTGTATGAGAAGCGCGTCTTAAATGCACAGCAGCAGGCGGTGTTCGACCGCGTGGCGCAGGCATCCGGCGCAGAAACATTCCTGCTGTGTGGCGTTACCGGCTCCGGCAAAACGGAGATTTATCTTCAGTTGGCACAGCAAGCATTGGAGCGGGGCAAAGAGGTACTCATTCTAGTGCCCGAAATTTCCCTCACGCCGCAGACAATTGCGCGTTTTCAGGGGCGCTTCGGCGATCAGATTGCGGTACTGCATTCCCGCTTAACCCCTGCGGAACGCTATGAAGAGTGGGAGCGGATCTACTATGGTGCGGCTTCCATCGCCATCGGGGCGCGCAGCGCAATTTTTGCGCCGTTTCAAAATCTCGGTCTCATTGTCATTGACGAAGAGCACGAGCAGAGCTATTACAGCGAACAGAATCCGAAATATCATGCGCACGAGATTGCGCGCCTGCGCAGTCGGTGGCATCAGTGCCCGCTGGTTCTCGGTTCGGCAACACCGTCTATCGAGACCCTATACCAAGCGGAAAAAGGCGCGTTGATTCGATTGGATTTGAAAGAACGCGTCGGCAAGCGCCCCATGCCCAAGGCTTATCTGGTCGATATGCGTGAGGAACTGAAAGCGGGCAATCGCAGTCTGTTTTCAAGAAAATTGCAGGATGCGTTGCAAGCGTCGCTGGCAAATGGGGAACAAAGCATCCTTTTTCTAAACAAAAGGGGCCATACTTCCTTTGTCTTTTGCCGCAAATGCGGTTATGTTTACCGTTGCGATGCGTGTGATGTAGCGATGACCTATCACAGACATGGGAACCGGTTGGTCTGTCATTATTGCGGTCGGGAAAAGAGGATTCGGTCCACCTGCCCGCAGTGCGGCAGCGATGCGGTAAAAGCCTTCGGCGTCGGGACGGAGCGTGTGGAGGAAGAAATCGCGCGTTGTTTTCCGCAGGCGCGCGTGCGACGTGCCGATGCCGATTCGATGCGTCGGAAGGATGCCTATGATGCACTCTATCGGGATATGCATGCGGGGAAAGTCGACATTCTCGTTGGGACACAGATGATTGCCAAGGGTTTTGACTTTCCAAATGTCACACTCGTCGGAATTGTCGCAGCGGATGTGACGCTGCGCTTGCCGGATTTTCGCGCGGCGGAGCGCACCTTTCAATTGTTGACGCAGGTGGCAGGGCGTGCCGGGCGGGCGGATAAAAGTGGCGAAGTCATTGTGCAGTCCTATCAAACAGATCACTATGCGCTGCGCGCAGCACTTTCCGGCGACGTCGATGCATTTTATGCGGAAGAAATTATTC
This genomic window contains:
- a CDS encoding YicC/YloC family endoribonuclease, with translation MLVSMTGYGRATLTGPEWQLDCEIRTVNNRYLDLRLRLPSTLYYAESAVRKALQETFQRGRVECSIQMQSETVAPCLRVNEGRLQALVEQVHRVFNEEGMPAAFPAGDFLQLEGILETQTPAFDEKQMQEDVLTVCTQAAKQTLAMRRAEGERLEQDLRARLQVMERALETVRSRAPFLAGEEQGRMRERLRQLLDAVPVDETLLANEIALYAQKIDIAEEVVRLQSHIDAFREALERHKPVGKMLDFLVQEMNREVNTMSSKVNDRDLTVRFVELKEKIEQLREQIQNIE
- the gmk gene encoding guanylate kinase, translating into MRRNGHLIIISGPSGVGKGTVCAELMRRRPDLTLSISATTRRKRPTEIDGESYYFYSIEAFNQLIDDGELLEYAQVHGNYYGTPRRFVEEKINAGCDVILEIDVQGAMQVKRSMEDGVFIFLLPPEIRDLEERIRHRATENEEEIRTRLKNAGKDLSMLHDYDYAVINDQVETCAQTISKIIDAENQRIDADLIKYYWREFNDQSIIQGTV
- the rpoZ gene encoding DNA-directed RNA polymerase subunit omega, giving the protein MINPSFKELSEVSPSRYEICVLVMKRARRIIEGSKPLVESEAAKPVTLALDEIMAKKVHEVPTEE
- the coaBC gene encoding bifunctional phosphopantothenoylcysteine decarboxylase/phosphopantothenate--cysteine ligase CoaBC is translated as MEAQARTVLSGKRLLIGVSGGIAIYKTLTLLSLLNKQGVHTEVVMTRGAQEFIRPLAFQTMSQHRVYTELFSEEDHFIPHIDLSRDKDAILVAPASADFLARTAQGRAEDLLSAILLAAKCPILLSPAMNVVMYENAATQQNLKVLRDRGIQVLEPGYGWLACNETGDGRMPEAAELLAYLEDFFTPKDLAGKRIVVTGGGTRERLDPVRFLTNDSSGKQGLALAKRARMRGAEVLFIHGAMKVAIPDGLPSIYAESTEQMLAELQKVFPTCDALIMAAAPCDYRPEHPAAQKMKKDGSGKMMLQLCETPDILRTLTAHKEQQCVIGFAAETQHLLEHAREKRLAKKLDYIIANDVSQPGVGFDGDTNRVTILSAEGARALPMLSKEATADAILDLLV
- the priA gene encoding primosomal protein N' — protein: MSYVEAAVFSGTRVTDQLYTYRVPENAARVKVGQRVFLPFGRSNRKVEGLILRFVEEADLSIAPTRIKTLFLGNDKIGVTEEGIALARHMIVEDLADYASAFGAVLPPGGLGTYRPKLYAYVSLTDAGDSQPLRGARQEAVRTQLRASGEMLWQDLRDATGATQTVLRRLQELGCVRVREERVRRRPARTFPVYEKRVLNAQQQAVFDRVAQASGAETFLLCGVTGSGKTEIYLQLAQQALERGKEVLILVPEISLTPQTIARFQGRFGDQIAVLHSRLTPAERYEEWERIYYGAASIAIGARSAIFAPFQNLGLIVIDEEHEQSYYSEQNPKYHAHEIARLRSRWHQCPLVLGSATPSIETLYQAEKGALIRLDLKERVGKRPMPKAYLVDMREELKAGNRSLFSRKLQDALQASLANGEQSILFLNKRGHTSFVFCRKCGYVYRCDACDVAMTYHRHGNRLVCHYCGREKRIRSTCPQCGSDAVKAFGVGTERVEEEIARCFPQARVRRADADSMRRKDAYDALYRDMHAGKVDILVGTQMIAKGFDFPNVTLVGIVAADVTLRLPDFRAAERTFQLLTQVAGRAGRADKSGEVIVQSYQTDHYALRAALSGDVDAFYAEEIIRRRAQGVPPFAEELLIGISGRDRSACMKRCEQLQQALRQMREKVTEEAFTNSGPLPALIERIDGRYRFLFLLRSKNGTLLRRIGSYLLDKVPSTRELRVTVTRNPRSIL